The genome window AAATTGACCCATAGAAGTATTCATAAAAAGAAAATAAAAGTTTTAATCATAGATGACTCGATCTCTATGCGAAAATTCTTTTCTACACTTCTTAGCTATGATCATCATATAGAAGTTATTGCCACAGCTCAGGATCCCTATGAGGCTTTTAAAATAATCGAACAAAAAAAACCAGATGTAATAACGTTAGATTTGCACATGCCGAAGATGGATGGTTTTACTTTTTTACAAAAAATAATGCAGTCACACCCAACTCCTACAATTATAATAAGTAGTTTTGCGAAAGAAAATTCAGAAAATGCTTTGAAAGCTCTTACCTATGGAGCCATAGATATTTTTCCTAAACAAGTTATTCAACCAGGTTCTAATGTAGAGCTCATAGCAAAAGGATTGATTCATAAAGTCAAATTAGCTGCAAGAATTGCCCTTAAACCAGTATTAAAAGTTGAAACAATTGTTGCAAAAAAAGAACATATTAATCCATTGCCAATTAATTCAGTAAATAAACAAGGAATAAAGCTTATCGCAATTGCGGCCTCAACTGGTGGAACCGATGCTCTCAGAAAAATATTGTCTCAACTCCCAGAAAATATTCCAAGTATTTTAATCGTGCAGCATATGGCGAAAGAATTTTTACAAGGTTTTGCAAATAATT of Pigmentibacter sp. JX0631 contains these proteins:
- a CDS encoding chemotaxis response regulator protein-glutamate methylesterase, producing the protein MTHRSIHKKKIKVLIIDDSISMRKFFSTLLSYDHHIEVIATAQDPYEAFKIIEQKKPDVITLDLHMPKMDGFTFLQKIMQSHPTPTIIISSFAKENSENALKALTYGAIDIFPKQVIQPGSNVELIAKGLIHKVKLAARIALKPVLKVETIVAKKEHINPLPINSVNKQGIKLIAIAASTGGTDALRKILSQLPENIPSILIVQHMAKEFLQGFANNLNNVCQFKVKLAEQNETIEPGKAYLAPGDLHMEILRQQHSYVVRLKEGALIQGVRPSANPLFSSVARNVGKYALGIILTGMGADGSDGLLELKKAGSLTIAQDEETSVVFGMPKKAITKGAVDLVLPLHTIAERIILECSDVTQKLVS